ATACCCTTAAATAACTACTTTATTTTTTCACTATTGGTACCCAAACTTCACATTTATAGTCCTGTGCCGATGGATTGCCAGGAAGATAAACTTCAAGCATCGGTGCATTTGCTTGCTCAAAGCCTGTTGCAGGAAACCATTCTTGGTAGATTCTTGACAATACGTTTACTATTGCGTATGGCATCAATCCTACCGATGTAAATACTGCCCAGTTAGCAGTCGGTATTTCTCTGATATCAAAACCGGATTCTGCTGAATTATTGACATCCTCTATAGCAATCATGTAAGAAAATTGTTCCTTATCATCTTCAAGCTCCATGCTTATGCCAAGCATATTTTGTCTGTTATCTATGGCACAAATTTTTTCGCTTGTTCCATCTGCATTACATTTATCCCAGAATTCAGATATTTCCCTGTGATGTCCTTCATCCTTTGTCGATACTTTAATTACCTTGCCTATGACCTTAAATGCTTCCTTTTGAATTATTCTGTAATCCATATCCTTATCCCCTTCGATTCTAAATGGAATGAGATACCCTAGTGTCGGCCAGTACCCTGGAGATGCTTTGATACGGCTGTTCTCTGAAACAATAGGTAAATCAAAAGCAGCCACCCTGGCACTTGGCCTATCGTAGCTGCTTTTAAAGGGACTTAGCCCTCATCTTCGCTGTCAAGCAGATGTTTTCGTCTGTACGCTTTGGGGGTCATATTCATTTGCTGTACGAAGACACGATTAAAATAGGAGGGATCTGTAAAACCACATTCACTGGAAATGCGATAGGCGGGATAACTAGTTGTTTCCAGTAATTTGCAGGCATACTCAATTTTTAACCTATTGACATAATCTATATAGGTAACCCCTACTTCTTTTTTGAAGATGCGGCTGAAATATTGAGGGTGCAAAAATACATGGGACGAGACCAATTGCAGGGGTAATTTTTGTTTAAAGTTATCATGAATATAGTTTAGTGATTTTTCGATAAAATACATTTGATTGGGTTCTTGTTCCACAATTTCTTCGTCCACAGGTACTTGGTGTGTAGTTATACTAGTCAACACATCATGGAATGCCTGCTTGAAAACGGACGGTTTAATGGGTTTCAGCAAATAATCCTGAACGCGGAGGCGAATTGCTGTTTGCGCATAGGAAAAGTCTGAACAAGCCGATAAAATCATAACACTTGCTTGAGGAAGGAATTTCCTTATCTCCTTAAGGGCCTGTAAGCCGTCCATTTCAGGAATAAGTATATCCATCACTATGACATCCGGTTTATGTTGTTTTGCCAGTTTGACAGCTTGAATCCCGCTTTCACAGGTGATTATTTTATCTTTTGGGAGAAGCTCTTCGGTTACAATCGACTTAAGAAACTCCAATTCAAGTAACTCATCTTCCACAATTAAAACTACGCTCATCACTATCACCTCGCATTGGGTTTAGTGGGAATCGAGATGGTGACGGTACTTCCGCTATAGTCTGATTTTTCGATTTTCAACCCGTATTGTTCTCCGAAATATCGTTTCAACCGTTTGTCCGTACTACGAAAACCTATTCCAAGCTTATTTTCCGATTGTTGCAAACTTTTTAAGACTTCTGTGGGAAAACCATTCCCATTATCCACAACAAAAATATTGATATCATTCTTATTTTCTTCAGCATAAATTTTTATCTTGCCCCCATCCCTTTTAGGGGTAATGCCATGGATAAGGGCATTCTCAACAATGGGCTGTATAATCATATTGGGGATTCTATGGGCTTTAATATGATCAGGAATGTCAATATCATACTCCAAACGATTTTTATATCTTATTTTCTGAATGTAAAGGTATTTTTCAATATTATCCATCTCGGCTCCAATGGTGTGCAACTCATCGTCATGCTTTAAGTTGTACCTTAATAAATCTGAAAGACAGTAAATAAGTTCTTCAGTTGTATGGGATTTTTCAAAATAGGCAATACGTGCTATAGAGTTTAGGGTATTAAACAGGAAATGCGGGTTAATGACCAAAGACATATTTTTCGCTTCGAGATCAATAATCTTTTTCTCCAGCATTTCCTTTTCAATAGACAATCTTGCTATCGCCTTATCGGCAGTATGGATACTTTGAGAAAAATCATAGCTAATATTTTGGGTAATATGGTTGCAAATTTGTTCATGAATTTCAAGTTTGTTTTCTTCTATGGTTTTTATCGTTGCAATTGATTTCGCGATAAATTCCGGTTCGAGTTTCTTATTCTTTGCAATGCTCATTATATCAATCAAATATTTCTGATATTCACTATCCGTTGAATAAACCTGCGCACCGACGACATAGCCAATGGTTTGGTTGTTAATATCGACCGGCAAAAGAATGTTTGCCAGCCCATGCCGACAGATAAATCGGTCTCCACTACCCGATTTTAACCTAGCAATATAGTCTGAGCATATCCTTGTTTCATCTTCCTGGCAAATAAACTTGCAAAAATCAGGAGACGGGTTAAATTCAAGAAGAATATTGCCACTGGTATCTACTAGCAGTAATGAAATATTAGACAGGGATAATAGTCCGCTGTAGCGAGAATACAGATTGGAATCCATTAAATTTTTTAAAGTTTTGTTAGTATCATCCATGCTATTCGCCAAATATTCCTTTTCTATAATTGATTCAACTTCTTGACATAGTTTAACAAGAGAGCCCTTAATAATAAAAAAGAATCAACCACTGTTTGAGCAGTAGTTCAATTCATTAAATACACAAGCAACCAAATATACAAAAAACCCACTTCATCAAAGAAGGCATCGTCAAAGATTTGTATGCATTCGTTTATAATACAACACCCTTATGAAAATGTAAATAGAACTAATCCTCGAACCCAAAATTAACACAAGTGGTTAGCAATTCGCGTAATTTAGATAGCATGTCCAGAATTGCACCACTCCATGAGTTGCCACGAGTAATCAACCATTAAGTATAGTTAATTACCGCTAAGCAAAAACGAAGGCCAAAACCTCGAAACGAGATCTTGACCTTCGTCTGATGGACTGCCTAATGGTTCATTAGGCTTCGTTTTTGGCTGCAGGAAGTATCATTTCTACATCACTGTGAGGACGCGGAATGACATGAACGGAAATCAGTTCGCCAACTCGCTGAGCAGCAGCAGCACCAGCATCGGTTGCTGCTTTTACAGCTCCAACATCGCCTCTTACCATAATGGTGACCAGACCACCGCCGACGAATTCGCGACCAATCAGATGAACGTTCGCGGCTTTAACCATGGCGTCTGCCGCTTCTATTGCTCCTACTAGACCTTTGGTTTCGATTAATCCTAAAGCTTCTGATTTACTCATTGTTGTTGCCTCCTAAAATTTTATTTTACAATAGTTATTCTTGCGGTTGCGAGCTGCATAGCGTTCGCTTCTTCCGTGTCGATATGAAATTCAAGCGCCGAGGTGTTGTTGGCTCTGATGACGACATTCGAGAAAGTTCCGCCTCGAAGTCCGTCTATTTGGATGGTTACCTGTTCTCCATCGGTTACACCAAAGTTTTTTGCATCTTCCAAGGTCATATGAATATGCCGCTGCGCAATCACTAGGCCTTTGGAAAGCAAAACACTTCCTTTGGGACCAATGAGAGTGATTCCCGGAGTTCCTTGCAGGTCTCCCGACAACCTTACCGGCGCGGATACGCCAAGTTTAAAACAATCTGCCTGGAGTATTTCTATCTGCGATTCACTTCGCACTGGTCCGAGGATACGAACCTTTTCAATAGCACCTTTAGGCCCGGCTATGATCAGGGTTTCCTTACAGGCATATTGCATGGGTTGTGACAAATCCTTGGTCTTAGTCAATTGGTATCCTGAACCAAACAATGTTTCCAGATCTGCTTGAGAAAGATGAATATGACGGTTAGATATTCCCACAGGGATGGAATTGTCGTCCTTTTTTAAATACCCCCCTTCTTTAATAGCCTCCATCAGAAGCGCTGCTAAAGCGTCATACTTTCCCACCTTTAGTTATCACCTCGTTTTTTCAGGAGCAAAATGACTTCATTCACAACGTTCATAATCTGATCATCACTGATGCCACTCAGACTAGCGCTCTGTGCCACGCTGGCCGAGAAGGAAGGGGTCGTGTTTTCGGTGAAGTCTTTGATTCCATAAGCCACACGTTTGATATTGATCAAGTGCAGAGGGGTTACATTATCGGAGGTTGCACTTCCACCCCAAGTACCACAACCCAGTGTAAAGGCTGGGGAAAGTCCGGTACTTGCGCCTACACCACCTTGGCTGGATGCTGTGTTGACCAAAATCCTAAATACCGGTTTTTCAGCGAATTTCATGACCATTTCATGATTTTCCGTATGAATGGAAAGGCTGTGCCCGACACCACCATTATTCAAGAGTTTAATGCTCAGATCACAAGCTTCCTGCCAATCTTTTACGGTATAAAACGCCAGCACAGTCGTCAATTTTTCATAAGACAGGGGGTATTCCTCACCCACGCCCTGTTGTTCACCTAACAAGACTTTTGTTCCCGGTGGAATGGCTATACCGGCACCGTCTGCGATGACTGCAGCGGACCTCCCGACCATTTTCCCGTTCATAGCATGGCCGCGAACAAACAATTTTTTAGCAACTTGATTTGTTTCCGCGGGGGTCATGAAGTAACCACCTTGACGTCTGAACTCTTCCATAACCTGGTCACGCATGCATTCTTCAACAATCACCGATTGCTCGGATGCACAAATAGTGCCATTGTCAAACGTTTTACTAGCAATAATATTTTTAACGGCTTTCGAAATATTGGCAGTTCTTTCGATATAGGCCGGAACGTTGCCCGGACCTACACCCAATGCCGGCTTCCCCGCGCTATAGGCAGCCTTTACCATGGCTGAACCACCCGTGGCGATAATCATGGCGACTTCATCGCATTTCATGAGTTCATTGGTCGCATTCATCGAGGGTTTTGAGATACAGCCAATAATATTGGCTGGGGCTCCAGCCGCTACAGCCGCATCATTCATCAATCTGGCTGCCTGCAGCGTACATTTGAGAGCCGAAGGATGTGGTGAGAACACTATCCCGTTACGGGATTTAATGGCGATAATCGATTTGTAAATGGCCGTAGATGTAGGATTGGTTGAGGGAACAATTCCCATGAGTACACCTACCGGTTCGGCAATTTCAATGAGTTTGTTGACCTTATCGTCTTTAATGACTCCGATGGTTTGCATGGGTTTGATGAAGTCATAAAGTTCTGTGGAAGCAAAACGATTTTTGAAGATTTTATCTTCTACTTTACCAAATCCTGTTTCTTCAACCGCCATTTTTGCCAGAGAAACAGCATTCTCCTCTGCCACTTTTACCATATTACGGATGATTACGTCAATTTGCTCGCAATTGAATTTTGCAAGTTGCGTTTGCGCCAGTTTAGCCTGACGAGCAAGATTTCTGGTCTCTTGCACGGATTGTAAATCATAGTCAAAGTTTTCCATCTGCTATTCCTTCCTACACTCTTTACTTATTTGCAGGCACTTAAAGTTATTTTTCGCTCCCCCGCTCGTAATATCTCTTCAGTTTCTGAATAAGTAATTCTTTGTTAGCTTTTGAAATGGCTCTACCTGCGACGCCGAGTTCTTTGTATTCTCTCGCCAGATTCCGAAGTTTTACCACGGAAATCGATTTTAGGATGTCCACACCCTTTTCAAGTCCAAATTCCTGTACGAAAGCATCTACTCCCTCTTTGCGGAGTTGACTCAGCATGATTTGCTGGGATTTAGAGCTTTCTTTTGTGGTTTTAGCTGGTTCTATCGATTGTGCAGCGGTGTCCTGCTTTGGCAAGGAATCATTTAAGCTAGTGATTGGATCAGAGTCCTGAAAAAAGTTTGGTTGATCCTCAACAGAATTTACCCTTACCGCGACTATACCTTCAATCTCCTGGTGCGGTCTGGGAATTATATGTTGAGAAACCAAGGACAAGCGGCCTATCTTTTCAACCGCTGTTACAGCTGCTTCCACAGCGGCTTTAACTGCTCCCACATCACCCGTTACAGCAATTGTTACGAGACCGCCACCTACAAAGGTCCTCCCCACGAGATCCACTTGAGCCGTTTTGAGCATGACATCTGCACATTCAATAGCAGGAAGGAGTCCTCGTGTCTCAATTAAGCCAAGAGCCTGCATAGCTTACCCTCCTATTGTTGCGCCATAAGATCAGCCCAGTTCGCCGGGTAAGTTACGTAAAAGAGTTTGACATAATCAGACGAACTCCAGGTTACTTTGGAACCTTTGGGTACGAAGAGGACATCTCCCTGGTGAGCGTGATAAGTCTCGTCATTGATAGTGATGGACAGGCTTCCCTCGAGAACAATATCAATTTCTTCATAGCACAATTCCCACTCAAAGCTAGATTGCTCTATGGTCAAAAAGCCTGCACTCATTTGGGAATCATCTTTACTGACCACTTCACGATAAGCTACGTTCGTGCTCGGATCGCCCGTTTCAAAGGTCTCGAGTTTCACTGTCCTGCCGCGCACGATTTTCAGTCCACTCGGGTCACCCTCTGCCCTGAAGGGAGTTTCGGGAGATGGGTTAGGAACACTTGCCAGGAGTCTGTTGGCTAATACCGCTTTTACAACTTGAAAGATCATATCTGGGTCGATCTCGTTTTGCCTGCTATCTTTCTTCGGCAAGCCACTTTCGGTACCAGTGTGATCTCCTGCAGCAGAAGGGTCTGCTGTAAATTCCACACCCAGTTCCCTAGCTAGATCCTTAGCTGCCGGTGTAATAATAGTATCGCAGTCTACGCAGAAAAGTTTTTGCCCCTTTGCTGCTACTGCTTTCACTTCGTTTGCAGAAACAAGTTTCTTCAATTTCGCACCTCCTTTCAATCGTATAAGCAAGAAGAATATGATTGTAATTTAGAATAGCGATTCCCATAATTTTTCAGATGGCGAAGGAATTACTTCAACATCCACTAACAAGCCTTTCTCGATAGCGATTGCTTTCCCGGCTTCAATACTTGCTTCTACAGCGCCAACATCTCCAGTGAAGGTGAAGTAGGCTTTGCCGCCCAATCCACTACCCAAACGTAGTTCCAAGGCCTGTACATCAGCAGCTTTGAGTGCTGCATCAGCAGCAATGATCATGGATGCCAGGGAGAAACATTCCATGATCCCTAGAGCCCCGATTGCATCAGGCATGCTTGTGGCCGTGATGGCCGGGAAAACGCCCTGATGAACATTGGCGAGGATAAAGCTATCGACCAAATATTCTCCTGCATTTTCTACGCCGACGCTGATAGAGCTTTCTACAGCGCCAACGTCCCCTTTGATGATCGCGATATATTTTCCCGGACAGACGGGGGTTGCGCTGACCACTTCAACGTAGGCTGTTTTAAGCATCAAATCGGTCGCATAAATTCCTCTAGCAATACTAGTAAGCTCAATCATACCTATTGCACTATACATACTAACCCACCTTTATCACAATAGAATTATCTCGGAGCTCTATCACAGTACCATTGAAGCTGGAGTGAACGGTAGCTCCGAGACTGTTGTCCGGAATTTTACCGATCAGTTGCCCGGCTTTCACCTGTTCGCCTACGGCGACGACAGGAATTGCCGGCGCTCCAATGTGCTGTCGTAGAGCGATCTGGATATATTCAGGTCGAAATTCGACTTGAGTCATAGGGGCCGGTTTGTCGAAGGCTGTTAAGCCAATTTTGATGACTAGACGTTTGCTCGGAATAAGACGATAGTCTCTGGCCGATCGAGCTTGGAAATCCATCTGTATCGGCTGATATTTAATACCTTGT
This sequence is a window from Desulfosporosinus sp. Sb-LF. Protein-coding genes within it:
- a CDS encoding GyrI-like domain-containing protein encodes the protein MDYRIIQKEAFKVIGKVIKVSTKDEGHHREISEFWDKCNADGTSEKICAIDNRQNMLGISMELEDDKEQFSYMIAIEDVNNSAESGFDIREIPTANWAVFTSVGLMPYAIVNVLSRIYQEWFPATGFEQANAPMLEVYLPGNPSAQDYKCEVWVPIVKK
- a CDS encoding response regulator, coding for MSVVLIVEDELLELEFLKSIVTEELLPKDKIITCESGIQAVKLAKQHKPDVIVMDILIPEMDGLQALKEIRKFLPQASVMILSACSDFSYAQTAIRLRVQDYLLKPIKPSVFKQAFHDVLTSITTHQVPVDEEIVEQEPNQMYFIEKSLNYIHDNFKQKLPLQLVSSHVFLHPQYFSRIFKKEVGVTYIDYVNRLKIEYACKLLETTSYPAYRISSECGFTDPSYFNRVFVQQMNMTPKAYRRKHLLDSEDEG
- a CDS encoding histidine kinase; protein product: MDDTNKTLKNLMDSNLYSRYSGLLSLSNISLLLVDTSGNILLEFNPSPDFCKFICQEDETRICSDYIARLKSGSGDRFICRHGLANILLPVDINNQTIGYVVGAQVYSTDSEYQKYLIDIMSIAKNKKLEPEFIAKSIATIKTIEENKLEIHEQICNHITQNISYDFSQSIHTADKAIARLSIEKEMLEKKIIDLEAKNMSLVINPHFLFNTLNSIARIAYFEKSHTTEELIYCLSDLLRYNLKHDDELHTIGAEMDNIEKYLYIQKIRYKNRLEYDIDIPDHIKAHRIPNMIIQPIVENALIHGITPKRDGGKIKIYAEENKNDINIFVVDNGNGFPTEVLKSLQQSENKLGIGFRSTDKRLKRYFGEQYGLKIEKSDYSGSTVTISIPTKPNAR
- the eutM gene encoding ethanolamine utilization microcompartment protein EutM — translated: MSKSEALGLIETKGLVGAIEAADAMVKAANVHLIGREFVGGGLVTIMVRGDVGAVKAATDAGAAAAQRVGELISVHVIPRPHSDVEMILPAAKNEA
- a CDS encoding phosphate propanoyltransferase; the encoded protein is MGKYDALAALLMEAIKEGGYLKKDDNSIPVGISNRHIHLSQADLETLFGSGYQLTKTKDLSQPMQYACKETLIIAGPKGAIEKVRILGPVRSESQIEILQADCFKLGVSAPVRLSGDLQGTPGITLIGPKGSVLLSKGLVIAQRHIHMTLEDAKNFGVTDGEQVTIQIDGLRGGTFSNVVIRANNTSALEFHIDTEEANAMQLATARITIVK
- a CDS encoding acetaldehyde dehydrogenase (acetylating), which produces MENFDYDLQSVQETRNLARQAKLAQTQLAKFNCEQIDVIIRNMVKVAEENAVSLAKMAVEETGFGKVEDKIFKNRFASTELYDFIKPMQTIGVIKDDKVNKLIEIAEPVGVLMGIVPSTNPTSTAIYKSIIAIKSRNGIVFSPHPSALKCTLQAARLMNDAAVAAGAPANIIGCISKPSMNATNELMKCDEVAMIIATGGSAMVKAAYSAGKPALGVGPGNVPAYIERTANISKAVKNIIASKTFDNGTICASEQSVIVEECMRDQVMEEFRRQGGYFMTPAETNQVAKKLFVRGHAMNGKMVGRSAAVIADGAGIAIPPGTKVLLGEQQGVGEEYPLSYEKLTTVLAFYTVKDWQEACDLSIKLLNNGGVGHSLSIHTENHEMVMKFAEKPVFRILVNTASSQGGVGASTGLSPAFTLGCGTWGGSATSDNVTPLHLINIKRVAYGIKDFTENTTPSFSASVAQSASLSGISDDQIMNVVNEVILLLKKRGDN
- a CDS encoding BMC domain-containing protein, yielding MQALGLIETRGLLPAIECADVMLKTAQVDLVGRTFVGGGLVTIAVTGDVGAVKAAVEAAVTAVEKIGRLSLVSQHIIPRPHQEIEGIVAVRVNSVEDQPNFFQDSDPITSLNDSLPKQDTAAQSIEPAKTTKESSKSQQIMLSQLRKEGVDAFVQEFGLEKGVDILKSISVVKLRNLAREYKELGVAGRAISKANKELLIQKLKRYYERGSEK
- a CDS encoding cupin domain-containing protein, with the protein product MKKLVSANEVKAVAAKGQKLFCVDCDTIITPAAKDLARELGVEFTADPSAAGDHTGTESGLPKKDSRQNEIDPDMIFQVVKAVLANRLLASVPNPSPETPFRAEGDPSGLKIVRGRTVKLETFETGDPSTNVAYREVVSKDDSQMSAGFLTIEQSSFEWELCYEEIDIVLEGSLSITINDETYHAHQGDVLFVPKGSKVTWSSSDYVKLFYVTYPANWADLMAQQ
- a CDS encoding BMC domain-containing protein, which codes for MYSAIGMIELTSIARGIYATDLMLKTAYVEVVSATPVCPGKYIAIIKGDVGAVESSISVGVENAGEYLVDSFILANVHQGVFPAITATSMPDAIGALGIMECFSLASMIIAADAALKAADVQALELRLGSGLGGKAYFTFTGDVGAVEASIEAGKAIAIEKGLLVDVEVIPSPSEKLWESLF